One Microbacterium keratanolyticum DNA window includes the following coding sequences:
- a CDS encoding malate:quinone oxidoreductase, with translation MTETVDVVLIGGGIMSATLGTLLHELQPDWKIVAFERLSDVAQESSNPWNNAGTGHAALCELNYMPDTGGDDIDPAKAVGINEQFQLSRQLWSTLVERGVLDEPSTFINATPHMTFVQGEKDVDYLRRRYEVLKKQPLFAGIEYSEDSRVINQWAPLLMQKRLKGKKFAATRVPAGTDVDFGALTHQLFDHLQKNGTTVYKNREVRSLKQQKDGTWRLKYRDTIGSTPGEIKARFVFVGAGGWALKMLQRSGIPEIKGYGVFPIGGQFLKTTNPKIVAQHKAKVYSQASVGAPPMSVPHLDARVVDGESSLLFGPFATFSPKFLKQGSLLDIVTQVRPHNLWPMLRVAFANPDLITYLVGELMKNHHKKVDSLRTFMPTAKDEDWTLIQAGQRAQVMKKDAKKGGVLQFGTEVITAKDGTIAGLLGASPGASTAVPIMLDVLQRCFPEQYKGWESAIEELIPTYGTKLNTDPAAAQASMAATAGVLGISE, from the coding sequence GTGACTGAAACCGTCGACGTCGTCCTCATCGGTGGTGGCATCATGAGCGCCACCCTGGGTACCCTTCTGCACGAACTCCAGCCCGACTGGAAGATCGTCGCCTTCGAGCGACTCTCCGATGTCGCGCAGGAGAGCTCGAACCCCTGGAACAACGCAGGCACGGGCCACGCGGCCCTCTGCGAGCTCAACTACATGCCCGACACCGGGGGCGACGACATCGACCCCGCGAAGGCCGTTGGCATCAACGAGCAGTTCCAGCTGAGCCGTCAGCTGTGGTCGACGCTGGTCGAGCGCGGTGTTCTCGACGAGCCTTCGACGTTCATCAACGCCACCCCGCACATGACCTTCGTGCAGGGCGAGAAAGACGTCGACTACCTGCGTCGCCGCTACGAGGTGCTCAAGAAGCAGCCCCTGTTCGCGGGCATCGAGTACAGCGAAGACTCCCGCGTGATCAACCAGTGGGCGCCGCTGCTCATGCAGAAGCGCCTCAAGGGCAAGAAGTTCGCCGCGACCCGCGTGCCCGCCGGCACCGATGTCGACTTCGGCGCGCTCACGCACCAGCTCTTCGACCACCTGCAGAAGAACGGCACGACGGTCTACAAGAACCGTGAAGTCCGCTCGCTGAAGCAGCAGAAGGACGGCACCTGGCGTCTGAAGTACCGCGACACGATCGGCAGCACGCCGGGCGAGATCAAGGCCCGTTTCGTGTTCGTCGGAGCGGGCGGCTGGGCGCTCAAGATGCTGCAGCGCTCGGGGATCCCCGAGATCAAGGGCTACGGCGTCTTCCCCATCGGCGGGCAGTTCCTGAAGACCACGAACCCGAAGATCGTCGCGCAGCACAAGGCGAAGGTCTACTCGCAGGCATCCGTCGGCGCACCGCCCATGTCGGTGCCGCACCTCGACGCGCGCGTCGTCGACGGCGAATCGTCGCTCCTGTTCGGCCCGTTCGCGACCTTCAGCCCCAAGTTCCTCAAGCAGGGTTCGCTGCTCGACATCGTCACCCAGGTGCGTCCGCACAACCTGTGGCCCATGCTGCGCGTGGCCTTCGCGAACCCGGATCTCATCACGTACCTCGTCGGCGAGCTGATGAAGAACCACCACAAGAAGGTCGACAGCCTGCGCACCTTCATGCCGACCGCGAAGGACGAGGACTGGACGCTCATCCAGGCCGGCCAGCGCGCGCAGGTCATGAAGAAGGACGCGAAGAAGGGCGGCGTCCTCCAGTTCGGCACCGAGGTCATCACCGCGAAGGACGGCACGATCGCCGGTCTTCTCGGCGCGTCCCCTGGAGCGTCGACGGCCGTGCCGATCATGCTCGACGTGCTTCAGCGCTGCTTCCCTGAGCAGTACAAGGGCTGGGAGTCGGCGATCGAGGAGCTCATCCCGACCTACGGCACGAAGCTGAACACCGATCCTGCGGCTGCGCAGGCGTCGATGGCGGCGACGGCAGGCGTTCTCGGGATCTCGGAGTAG
- a CDS encoding thymidine kinase: MAKLYFRYGAMNSGKSTALLQAAYNYEERGQRVLLAKPEIDTKGAGQIESRLGMTREVDFLIAPGASVQELFQQQRLCAQQEEADALLPGNPRDIACLLVDEAQFLSAEQIDDLFRIAVVDGIPVMAYGIRNDFLTHAFPGSARLLAIAHSLEELKTICRCGRKAVFNGRRIDDRFVFDGDQVAIDGGGDEHIVTYESLCGNCYLAESGGRLG; this comes from the coding sequence GTGGCGAAGCTCTACTTCCGCTACGGGGCGATGAACTCCGGCAAGTCCACGGCGCTCCTGCAGGCCGCGTACAACTACGAAGAACGCGGGCAGCGGGTGCTGCTGGCGAAGCCGGAGATCGACACCAAGGGTGCCGGTCAGATCGAGAGCCGGCTCGGGATGACGCGTGAGGTGGACTTCCTCATCGCGCCGGGCGCATCCGTGCAGGAGCTGTTCCAGCAGCAGCGCCTGTGCGCCCAGCAGGAGGAGGCGGATGCGCTGCTTCCCGGGAACCCCCGCGACATCGCCTGCCTGCTCGTCGACGAGGCGCAGTTCCTCTCCGCCGAGCAGATCGACGACCTGTTCCGCATCGCCGTCGTCGACGGCATCCCGGTCATGGCCTACGGCATCCGCAACGACTTCCTGACCCACGCCTTCCCGGGCTCCGCCCGGCTGCTGGCGATCGCGCACTCCCTGGAGGAGCTCAAGACGATCTGCCGCTGCGGACGCAAGGCGGTCTTCAACGGCCGCCGGATCGACGACCGCTTCGTCTTCGACGGTGATCAGGTCGCCATCGACGGCGGCGGAGACGAGCACATCGTCACCTACGAGTCACTCTGCGGCAACTGCTATCTCGCGGAGTCCGGCGGGCGCCTGGGCTGA
- a CDS encoding HAD-IIB family hydrolase produces MTTPRLVAFDLDDTLAPSKSPIDDRIARQLLALAETVEVAIISGGNEEQFRSQVISRLGDADATLLARIHLMPTCGTRYLHHDGVEFALVYAHDLSAAQKTAALTALEEEAQRLDIWETETWGPILEDRGSQITFSALGQRAPHDAKKAWDPDGSKRIALRDAVAPRVPDLEVRAGGSTSIDITRAGIDKAYGMAELVARTGIPLADMLFYGDRLDEGGNDYPVKAMGVPSVAVEGWQDTADHLDALLLALRASEAV; encoded by the coding sequence ATGACGACGCCGCGCCTGGTCGCCTTCGACCTCGACGACACCCTCGCCCCCTCGAAGAGCCCGATCGACGACCGCATCGCACGACAGCTGCTCGCACTCGCTGAGACCGTCGAGGTCGCGATCATCTCCGGCGGCAACGAGGAGCAGTTTCGCAGTCAGGTGATCTCCCGGCTCGGCGACGCGGATGCGACGCTCTTGGCGCGCATCCACCTCATGCCCACCTGCGGCACCCGGTACCTGCACCACGACGGTGTGGAGTTCGCACTCGTCTACGCCCATGACCTCTCCGCGGCGCAAAAGACAGCGGCCCTCACCGCGCTGGAAGAGGAAGCGCAGCGCCTCGACATCTGGGAGACCGAGACTTGGGGCCCGATCCTCGAAGACCGCGGCTCGCAGATCACATTCTCGGCTCTCGGGCAACGTGCGCCCCACGACGCGAAGAAGGCCTGGGACCCGGATGGGTCGAAGCGCATCGCGCTGCGCGACGCCGTCGCACCCCGTGTGCCCGACCTCGAGGTGCGCGCCGGCGGCTCCACGTCGATCGACATCACCCGCGCGGGTATCGACAAGGCCTACGGCATGGCTGAGCTCGTCGCCCGCACAGGCATCCCCCTCGCCGACATGCTCTTCTACGGTGACCGACTCGACGAAGGCGGCAACGATTACCCCGTCAAAGCCATGGGAGTGCCCTCTGTGGCCGTCGAAGGCTGGCAAGACACCGCGGACCACCTCGACGCGCTGCTGCTCGCTCTGCGCGCGTCTGAGGCCGTCTGA
- a CDS encoding metallophosphoesterase: MTTNRAAHPALIALGAVGAAGAAAAIWGIGIERYLFTVREVTAAALPRGSAPLRILHISDVHMAPWQHRKQQWLSSLAALRPDLIINTGDNIGHVEGLAGIRRAFAPFAGIPGVFVHGSNDLHAPSPRNPLNYFRGPSKKHRSAEPLDSSAMDQFFTDGLGWHDLNNDATSVTLGGLRVDLFGVSDPHRGWDELGVLPDRIAALGAHTDETVVLGVSHAPYQRVLNEFVNLGADAIFAGHTHGGQVCLPGFGAIVANCDIPLKQAKGLSTWEHHGIRVPLNVSAGCGHSIYAPVRFACRPEATLLTLTARG; the protein is encoded by the coding sequence TTGACCACGAACAGAGCTGCCCACCCGGCCCTCATCGCGCTCGGCGCGGTGGGGGCCGCTGGCGCGGCGGCCGCGATCTGGGGCATCGGCATCGAACGCTACCTTTTCACTGTGCGCGAGGTGACGGCGGCGGCCCTTCCCCGCGGCAGCGCACCACTGCGAATCCTGCACATCTCCGATGTGCACATGGCCCCCTGGCAGCACCGCAAGCAGCAGTGGCTCTCCTCTCTCGCCGCACTGCGGCCCGACCTGATCATCAACACAGGTGACAACATCGGTCATGTCGAAGGGCTCGCGGGCATCCGCAGGGCGTTCGCGCCGTTCGCCGGCATCCCCGGCGTCTTCGTGCACGGATCCAACGATCTGCATGCGCCGAGTCCTCGCAACCCGCTGAACTACTTCCGTGGCCCGTCGAAGAAGCACCGCAGCGCCGAGCCGCTGGACTCGTCTGCGATGGACCAGTTCTTCACCGACGGCCTAGGTTGGCACGACCTCAACAACGACGCCACCAGTGTCACGCTCGGCGGCCTGCGCGTGGACCTCTTCGGTGTGAGCGATCCGCACCGTGGCTGGGACGAGTTGGGGGTCCTCCCCGACCGCATCGCCGCACTCGGCGCGCATACCGACGAGACGGTCGTGCTGGGCGTCAGCCACGCGCCCTACCAGCGCGTGCTGAACGAATTCGTGAACCTCGGTGCCGACGCGATCTTCGCAGGACACACGCACGGCGGCCAGGTGTGCCTGCCCGGCTTCGGGGCGATCGTCGCGAACTGCGACATCCCGTTGAAGCAGGCGAAGGGCCTGAGCACCTGGGAACACCACGGCATCCGCGTTCCGCTCAACGTCAGCGCGGGCTGCGGCCACTCGATCTACGCCCCCGTGCGGTTCGCCTGCCGCCCGGAGGCGACACTGCTGACCCTCACCGCGCGCGGGTGA